AATTAATGTTTAAAAGAATAACTCAAATCCAAAACTATTCACATACTTATTTACTACTTGCATTCCATCAATGCACAATCAaatctttttatgttttaaataaatgataaataaataaatgatgtgcCTGTGATTAAGTTAACTTGTTCTCATCCAGGAAACTACCCGTTAATTTGTTCCTGCCTTGCCTTTCCTGTTGATCCGTTTGAAAATGACGCCCACCACATTGTCTTTTTATTCTGAGCAGCTCAATGGAAATGAATGCAGTAGGCGGGAAGCATCCATTCAACTGTAATAGCTGCATGTAAACACCTCTTCCAGGCTTGTCCCTACAGGATTCCTTTAGTTCCTGTGACTGtctatgcgtgtgtgtgactgtgCGTGCTCATTCTGAAGGACCAGCCTATCCTGCATCTGCTGCATGCCGGGACATGGCCCTTGGAGCTGTGCTGCTCCTCTCCTATGAGATGGGTACTCAGGGTCTTCTTGCTAAGGTCCCTTATCTGGtctcttctctttctcacaGTTATCAGATTTTGGCCTGGCTCGCTGGAACGGGCTGTCACGAGCCGATGACATCAGTCGGGATGGCTTCTGCGGTACCATCGCCTACCTGCCACCTGAAAGCATCATTGAGAAAGACAGAGTGTCTGACACTAAACATGACATATAcaggttggattttttttttttttggaagcctCGAATAAACTACTATCGTTAAATCCCCATGCTATATTTCCTCCCCAGTTTTTCCATTGTCATCTGGGGCATCCTCACTCAGAAGAAACCTTATCAAGGTGAGACCAATGTAATGTTTGAGTAATACAGAAAAAGTATTCtaccaggaaaaaaataataataatttgctaCCATACAATATAGTCATCAGGTAATCTATATGAAATGTGTTTTCCCCAAGGAGAGAACAACATCTTGCAGATCATGGTGAAGGTAGTGAAAGGGGTGCGTCCAGATCTTGGTGCAGTGCCGCGGAACCGTCCTACTGCTTGTACTGGCTTCCTAAGTCTAATGCAACGCTGCTGGGCAACTAGTCCTGAGGCCAGACCCAGCTTCCAGGgtaagttttattttatttcattatgttTTTGCTTTATCTTGTTTTAAagtgaatttattttatttatgattgTTGATTCGTCCAGAAATCACATCGGAAGCTGAAGCTCTGTGTTGTAAACCTCAAGAGGAGCCCAAGACTCCGACTTTGCCAGAGTCCGAGTCTACTTCCTGTGACGGGCTGTCCCAGGTTAAAAACGATAAGCAAGCAGTTCGTCCGGTCTCGGCCATGTTGCCCGAAAAAGACTACAGTCTGTCCGAGCTGTTGACCCAGGTGGATTCTGGAATCTCCAGGAGCTTTGATCGACTGAAGGAAGAAAGTACTTGCAAGAGATTGTCTGGCATGTCCTCCGCAGATTCAGCCTTCTCTTCGCAAGACTCTATAACGCTCTCTTTTGAGAAGGAAAGCACCATCGGTAAGAGTTGACCTCAAAGTCAAAGGACGAATACCAGCTAATGTTTTTAAACGGTATCTTCTTTCCACTCTGTAGATTCTGCCGAGGTTCACAAAAGGAAGTTATGTGACGCCATCAGAACCAAGGACATTGCGAAGCTGATGAAGATCCTCCAGCCGCAGGATGTTGACCTTCGCCTCGACGGAGGAGACAGCCTCCTGCATCACGCCGTCACCTTGGACAATGAGGAAGCCACCAAGTTCCTTTTGTTGAACAACGCCAATCCCAATCTCGCCAACTCGCGGGGCTCCACCCCCCTCCACATGGCCACCGAGAAGCACTTGAAGCCACTGGCGGAACTTCTGCTGGGTCGGAGGAGCACCAACATCAACGCCAAGGATGAGGATCAGTTCACAGCTTTGCACTGGGCGGCCCAGAATGGCGACGAGGCCATGACGCGCCTGCTGCTCGACCGCGGGGCGGCCATCAACGAAACCGACGGTCAGGGGCGAACTCCCGCTCACGTGGCTTGCCAGCACGGCCAGGAGAACGTCGTCCGCGTGCTGCTGAGCCGCGGCGCCGACGTTCGAATCAAGGGCAAGGACAATTGGACGGCGCTGCACTTCGCCGCCTGGCAGGGTCACCTGGGAATCGTGAAACTGCTGATAAAGCAGGCCGGCGCCGACGTCAACGGCCAGACGACGGACGGACGCACGCCACTGCATTTAGCCTGCCAGAGGGGGCACTACCGAGTGGCCCGAATCCTAATCGAACTGAAGGCAGACATTCACATGAAAACCTTGGAATTAAACACACCCTTGCATGTTGCGGCAGAAACCAGTCACACCAGCACATCCCGCCTCCTGATCAAACACCACGCGGATATCCACGCCGAGAACAGCCAAGGATTTACTCCTCTCCACTTGGCCTCCCAGCGAGGTCACCTAGCCACAGTCAAGATGTTAATAGAAGAAGGGGCCGATCCTCTGAAAGTGACCCGGGCCCAACGCAGCCCCTACCGCCTGGCGGCAGAAAACGGACAAAGTGCGGTTCTGAAAGAACTCTTCCTTCACTCTCCAGATGGGGGTGCTCTTTCAAATGAGCTGGAACCGGAGCCATACTTGCCAGAGGACTTAATTAGCAAACGTTTGGCACCGCTTGAGCCCGAGCAGCCAGCAGAGTCAGTCAAATCACTTCAGAGGAGAGTCGTTATTCTCAAACTAACAGAGCGCAATGACAATCCCCAGACGACCACTACACAATGTGCACCGGCTTTGTGCTAACTGGAAAAAGATGCGTacaaaactgttaaaaaaatatatgaatgtGTATATATAGTATTAATTGCCGATGCCCATGTGGTGCTTAGACGATCAATAGACCAGAATATGCTAAACACCTGCTCTTAGCATTTTATCATGCTTACAAAAGCTTCCATGTAAATGTGTATTTATGACATATAGAATTTACTTTtttacccatttttttttatttgctaggATAAAATCTGGTATGAAAACTTTTTTGCACTGTAAATAACTGATTACCTTTTTATTGTTTGAGTCATTATGGATTTTGAAATGGTTTGACATTGTTCTATGCCTGTTGCATATCAGTGCTACATCAGGGATGTCATTAAAATACCTTGATAGTATTCTATGGCctagttttatatttttttacgcAAATATTCGCTGTAATTATGATTTCACCAGTTTGTGATCATAGATTAATACAAATTCCCTGAAATTATAAATTGGAAGAACTCAACAAATGACTTACGGATAACGCCTGCAAGTCAGGGAAGCCtatgtggcggccatcttgggagGGTCAATGTTCCCATGAAAGATGTCATTTGCTCATTTCTCAACTTATTTGTATTCATTGATTTTGTAATTGCCAAAAGACATGCTATCAATACAgaaaatcttttaaaaaaaaacctgtgaaGGCTTTATACACGCAATTGCTTGACATTCTACACAACCATCTGCAacaccattttatttttctaattctGCTGATCTTTTTTCGACTTCTGTTTCACAATAATTGGAACTCACAGTTCACAATTTGAATGTCATTCTCCATCAACCACAGTCTATTTATAACCAATAGAATATCTTGTTTCACGTGTCTCAGATTTAGTTCTCACAACCACCGGCATGTGAGAAACAATAATCGCGCTTGACAACAGGCCGAGTTGGCATGTCTTTATCTCCACCCTCATCTTGAGTGAAATCATAGGGTTGTCTGCTCTCCCGACCCCATAGATCACGCTCAGGTTGGCAAGCATCATGGGAACTGGCCCGGAGGAGAATCACATGATGCATGCCTGATTGAAATGAGTGAGGGTGCTGACGTTTTTTACAATCACTGCCTGTTGATTCAAACGTGTCATCACAAAACCTAGACGCCCTGCAGACTTGGCACTTGGAACCCGAGGCATGTTGCTTCCAGGTAATTTTTTCAGACCTACAGTAGCTCCCATTATGTGGCATTATCGAGCCACACgcttttattttctataaatattgttttggttttattaaTGTCTTAAAATGCTTTCTGACCGGCAATGTTTACCGCCATTTTAAAATCTTAACAATCAGCTGTACACTCACAAATGtaacactttttattttaaggTCATTACTTAAtgacaaattaaatgaaaaaaatgtgcattGTGCAAATGAAGTTTCATATATGTCCTTGGAGTTTatattctaatttttcattttttgtttctttttctactTTCCTCTCTTCCCACTCAGCAATTTGACTCCTTCCCCTCAGTCTATGACGAATGATGGTGTCACTCCCTCCAGGTTGTGACTGTGTCTGTTTGTGTAAGATACAACCGAGGGTAAAATCCTGTGGATCTGCGTTCACAAAACTAATGTCGGCTGTCATTAACTCAACTGTGTTAATTACAGAGCATGGAATATATGACACATTTTATGATAGTGTGTATAAGTCCACCCTCCTCTGTAAACAAGTTATGATATGGTTTGTGTGTAAtcatgatgtttttttgtttactaTACTTCCCCTGAGGGCCATTGTATTTTTCACTCACACTGTATAACACGGGGAGTGATATTTACTTTAAAAATAATCTTTCAGAAGAAACACGTTATTGATCATATAAAGtcggaaaatgaatgaataaaccaAACTTTATCAGCATGTGATAATATAGATCCAAGTGAATGCTGTGAGCTGTTTTTCCCCCTACCCTATCTTTTCTCGTCCTCCTCATTTATTCGAACCTGACGGAACAAGCTAAACAAGATCTTAGACCTCGCCTGTTAAGACACAAGGCGTGCGACAACATGTGCACGTCTCCTCCAGGCAAATACACGGACGTGGGCGCACTCACACGGCAATAATGGAGTACAGTACACAATTTATGGCTTGCTTCCTAGTGCTTGCACAATAACACTGAAGTTGAATTTGAGCTTACTAGGTAAAAGGTTAAAACGTGGTTTGGAATTATGTTACACGTGACAGGTGGCAAATCTATAGGTTTGGAATCAGTAGACATTTTTTATGGCCTAATGTGATTGCTTCCTGGAGATGTTTTGTGATTCAAGTTGTGAGGATGAAGTCCACACAGAGGTGGGAAGACACACTATGATGTCACGACAAGGTAAACTGTGCTCGTACTGAGTCAACACATGCGCCTCCTGCCAGCTAATAGAAAACTTTGCCAACATAACAGAGGTTCATTTATCATGTCGACACCCtgggaattaaaaataaaagaaatgccTGGGGCCTTGAAGAGGGATGGGATTTGTGTTTTATGTACAGTATTTTCACAAGAGTACAGTtataaaaggttttttttttttaattgttgatcGTATATAGTCcgtagtatatatatttttaccatTTTCTGTTGATTGTGATTATAAAAGTGGCATGAGTAtggttttgatttgttttgcctTAGTTGCTTTTCGGGTCTTTTGCATTGACTCAGTCCCACCCAACATTTAATATGTTCTGTTGTTCAAAATTGCACTGACTAACATGTCATGATGGTCAAATTGGATTGTGTATTTTTCTTAGTTAAGAAGTGTTTTTAAATAACAAGATGTAATGTCCATTTTTAGCCACAAGGTAGCgcaatttattttctctcaAGCAAACCTGAGAACTCTGCTTCACGCCCGAGTATATACAtttttgtaataaataaataaataaataaataaataaataaataatgcattacGCGTATCTAATATGAATTATGGACTCTTTCTTCATCAGCACCAATGTATATGTGCAAGTGTGCGTCCCTCTCCTGTGCGTGCATTACTCGTAAATGgggattaaattattattattattattattattattattattattattattattattattattattattattattattattattattattattattattattattattattagtattattagtattattgttgttataatTGCATGGAAATATGTATGCTGACGACATCTGGAGGGCATATCATGTTGAGTttgcggggggggggagttaGTATTACATGAGACAAGTACGTTAAAAAATAATGTATCCctatattctatttatttatatatattcataCACATGTTTCTGTAATGATAGTTATTGTTTTAATTACTAATGTGTtaacaattcttgttaagaaattCCTTTTTTCGCAGCTCCCCCCTAGGGTAAAGTAGTGGTACATTCCGATGAGAGCCAAGAGGTTTCTGCTAAGTGTTTTGGGATTTGCCGTGACGCGTGGTTGTTATCAGATGTTTGGGTTCCTTCCCGTAAACAAAAGTGTGTCCCGAAAAGGCGACGACGAGTCCGTGGACAATCTTTTTATGATAAGGTTGAGTTGACGACACTCGCTGGGTAAGACACTTTGGTGCTCTTCAACGCCGATTAACGGTCACGAATAATGCAATGTAACCACTCGAGGGGATGCTAGTTTGAGCTACTGTTACTAGCTTAACTTATTGTTAGCTGTTATCACTTTGAACGAAATGGACACATACAGTCCATCAGTTGTTTTATTTATACACCAACCAACTTTATTCAGTCAACGAGGAATCTGATCGAGTGTTAATCGAGATAACCAACGTAATCGTGTAGTCGCTAAAGCGAATACAACGGACATCGTGTATCGTTCGTGCAAACAAACCATCTGCACCAAACAAAGAATCAGTTACTTTACTTCTTTCCTATTCTTCCTTTGTTGGGTGCGAAATCTTCAGTGAATCATTTACGTCAAGAGGCCTCTTAATATCTGTTGCATTATTTCTCATTATAATCAATCGAAACGTCACTAGATTAAAATGACACAAAAGATTACAATACACAGCACATCAAGAAGATAAAAGAACTTTCTGGTTGTGCAAGCTTCTTCTAGTAAGCCATGTGATCCATTTCACAGTTGTGTCGCCCTACGCGCCATGGATGAAGAGGAGCAGTTTGTAAACATTGATCTGAATGATGACAATATCTGCAGTGTCTGCAAATTGGAGACAGACACAGGGACTTTATCTTTCTGCCACATTTGCTTTGAACTCAGCATTGAAGGTAGGACAactattgtttttctttttgagcaTCAATATGTGTATGTAAATAGTCATATTGACtctgtggaagaagaagaaaaaaaggtttcACAATCAGTTCTATATATAAAGATATATTAAAGATCAGGAAGGGTATTCGAGTTGGTGTGCCCAGTAGATGTTTCCTGTTACTTCAAAAAATGACAGCAGAGTAACGGGTTATCTTCATTTGGAATTTCCCATTGGTGAAGACACATTGTATTGCTCCACTGCACCATGTGAGCTGTGGTCATTACGTAGCCTGAAGCGTCAACCCGGCAGAGAACAAGGGAGCTGCTGTGGTctcaaaaaacaataacaaacaaaaaaaacaaaacaacaatgtaTGGTTTATTCACTTATCTTCTACAACTTAAACGAAAGACAAGAAATTACCTCCAAAGCTGCTTGGAG
The Syngnathus typhle isolate RoL2023-S1 ecotype Sweden linkage group LG15, RoL_Styp_1.0, whole genome shotgun sequence DNA segment above includes these coding regions:
- the ripk4 gene encoding receptor-interacting serine/threonine-protein kinase 4, producing MDDPDLPYGNMGLLRTFDSSEFCSWEKIGSGGFGQVYKVRHVQWKTWLAIKCPPCLHVDDKERSELLEEAKKMEAAKFRYILPVYGICEDPQGLVMEYMETGSLENLLATEPLPWELRFRIIHETAVGMNFLHCMNPPLLHLDLKPANILLDAHYHVKLSDFGLARWNGLSRADDISRDGFCGTIAYLPPESIIEKDRVSDTKHDIYSFSIVIWGILTQKKPYQGENNILQIMVKVVKGVRPDLGAVPRNRPTACTGFLSLMQRCWATSPEARPSFQEITSEAEALCCKPQEEPKTPTLPESESTSCDGLSQVKNDKQAVRPVSAMLPEKDYSLSELLTQVDSGISRSFDRLKEESTCKRLSGMSSADSAFSSQDSITLSFEKESTIDSAEVHKRKLCDAIRTKDIAKLMKILQPQDVDLRLDGGDSLLHHAVTLDNEEATKFLLLNNANPNLANSRGSTPLHMATEKHLKPLAELLLGRRSTNINAKDEDQFTALHWAAQNGDEAMTRLLLDRGAAINETDGQGRTPAHVACQHGQENVVRVLLSRGADVRIKGKDNWTALHFAAWQGHLGIVKLLIKQAGADVNGQTTDGRTPLHLACQRGHYRVARILIELKADIHMKTLELNTPLHVAAETSHTSTSRLLIKHHADIHAENSQGFTPLHLASQRGHLATVKMLIEEGADPLKVTRAQRSPYRLAAENGQSAVLKELFLHSPDGGALSNELEPEPYLPEDLISKRLAPLEPEQPAESVKSLQRRVVILKLTERNDNPQTTTTQCAPALC